The nucleotide window CACAGCTTTATAATATTTGAGATAATATTAACTGCACTCAAATAAATAATAAGATTAAAAGTTGGATTATGTTGATTTCCTGCACAGAAAGTGTTTGTTACTCATTGTTCAAATTGTTTCTATTGCCAAGGGAAAAGTAGATTGTGACTTATTTTAATAAACGTACTAGGTTGGTTATAATAGAGTAACTTTCTTTTACTGGGAATCTGTTATAGTagatttcttattttgtttatCTGCTTAATTTTTAGGTGCTAAAAGTAGCTAACGATCAATACCAAATACGTGGAACTTTGAGTTTTACTGACCTAATGCTACATAATGTAATATTGTTATGTTAATGCTACATCAGCAGATAAATTGGAATACAATTTACAAGATGCCAACTGTTGAAGACCCAAGTAGTGAGCAAAACTTCATTGCACATTGGATGTCCGATAGTTCCCGTGCTGGAGTCTTACTAGATCCTAGTTGTACTGGTTTGAAAATCAACAAAGAAAATTTGTTATCTGGACCTGAAAACATCACAGCTTTCCCTGCCAAAGTGTTGAATCTTTCAGACAGCTGTTCTGTAAGTGATGACTCCTTGTGTGAAGAGTCTGGCAGCTCTTGTACGCTTCAGCTATGTACCACTGGAACgtcttttccagcagcagcatgtaACGTAGAAACCTCTAAACCAGACTTTGTCTATGGTGAAGAGGATGGCCAGAATAAATCTGATCACAGTGATCCACTCTTAAAAAAGCTTGAACAGGTAAAAGTCCTAGAATTCCTTGATGTACCCGTTAAGGTTTGTTTTGTTCCTGCATATGATTTGTCTTACCTAGAAGTAAGCAAACTCTTTGCAACCTATAGAACACAGCAGGCTTAAAGATCAAGTCCTAAGTCACAGTTATGTGTGCATAAAAGTTGGTGTCCTCCTCATGATGTGCAGCTATTGAGAGTCCAACTTCCATTGTTTCCAGCTGGCACAGGttccagtttaaaattaaattgggCTCTGTGGCAGTGTACTTGTTCTCAGAATCCTTTTACCTGGAGAGGTGCACACAGTTTTACAATATTCCATTGTTTCTTCACTTGAAGCTGTGTCATTACAGTGGTAGTACTTCACCACAGATATTCACAACATGGTGAAGTTGTATGTTCTTGTATCTATAGCAACACCTTCTGTTAGTTCTCAAAGTAGGCATGTACACCCATATACCTGCTTCTGTTTAGAAGAGAGATGTTGAATGTGTTGGAGTATCTAAGACATCGGGACAAAAAGATGTGCAATTACAATGCTCTGAtgtttctaattctttttttccaacaCAAGCATGTCAGTTAATCCACTGTACCTGGCTATACTTCCGCTTGTAGCTCTTCCCAGTTACTAGATATAAATTGTGTTAGCTGAAAGTGTTCAGCAGCACTTTCATAGATCTTGCTGTTAAGGATTAAGAACTTACTTCCTTGTCCACTCTCAGCACAAATCCCTATGTCTGTTCACTCAAGTGGAGAAAGGAAGGGGGGAGgcggagagagagagagtctgTGTCTGTCTCTAGAGTAGAATTCCCCAACTTACCTGGTGCTAtaaaagttttctgtattttatgtgataggaaaatatttattcactttttcaGTATTGCCAGCAGTATCAAACAGTGGCTAAATGACAGATACTAGCCGGTTTAACAGTACCTTGAGAGGAATTAAGTCTCATGTCTTAGAAAGTTATTGACAATCtaatatattacaaaaaaaaataatctgatgcTTGTAGTGGCGAATGTAGTTTTGGATGTATGAGattttttcagtttggtttccTGAACAGGTATTATCAGAACAGGTAGAAGTATgatttctttaataaattaagTGAAGGGGTTGGGGATGAGACTTAGGTGACCTTTGGATCTCGATCATTAGCTCACAGTTTCTACTTGCATAGCACCTTACTTCTGTTTTCACTGGAATTTTAAGGGACTGTAAGGGAAATTCAAGGGACTTTTTTCTTAGCTGTTGGATGACAGGTGTGGTCCAATTGTTGGTCTGTGGAAGGATTTCATCAGGTCTCCTGTCCTCCCTTTGGAGGAGCTGGAACGAGCACATATGCACGTGTTGGAGATACAGAGAAGGACCTGGATGCCCACACCCATTGCTGTGGTTTGGTAGGGTGCAGAATGCCCTGCCTTCGTATGGCCCTTGAGGCTGGTcttcaggcagggctggggactcCTGCTACACAAGAAAATGAAGTCTGGATCACTGAATTTAAtcagtattttaattctttttttcaggtaGCTTCATGAGTCTTAATATTCTCTGTTGcgctttttcccttcccttggtCCTTTGTATCAGTACTGTTCACTGTAACTGACatcttggagagaaaaaaaaaccaacccaccccaCACTTCTTCTAATGCTTTAATTATTATGaagtatttcacattttaataaaaacaaagcataGTAGAAGTTAACATTAAAAGAGCAGAATTTGAATGTTTTTCCCATGCAGTAGAAATGAGTGTTCTGATTCCTATTGTTTACAGATTGGTCAGTTAAAGACTAGTGGAACTCTTAATTGGGTGAACTGGAAGTAGCATGTGTATTCATAGATagaaaaattctttattttcttcatgctaCGCTTACCCAATGGAACATCTTCAAAACAAGAAATACCTGTTCCCTTGATGACACAAATCCTGTGGTACATTCTAAGTAAACCTAGCCTctaatgcttttgttttgtttttttgtttgaaaagctgaaggaatTGCAACAACAGAAACAGGAACAGCTAAAGAAACAACAGATGGAGCAACTGCAAAGGCTAatggaagagcagcagaagctgcttAGCATGGTATCTGGCCAGACAGCAGTTCTTGGTAAGTTGAGAAAGCAAGTGTATGACGTACTTTGGGTAAACTGAagaatttaatcttattttccagTTAAAATCTGAAAGTGTGTTCAGTGTTTTTCATCATAAGACTACTTGATTGGTCAAAGATAAATGCTGCATCGCTTCAGTGCCTGGAAGTTGAGTGCTACTGTAAATGGAATAATATCCTGTTTTTATAAAATACCAACTGTAACTTGATCAATATGAGCTATGATGGGAGCCCTTGTTTCGAAGAAcgtattttaaatataaaagacaGTGTAAAACAGTAGCTTTCCTTTCTGATTAGCTGTTTCTTGCAATATTGTCAGTGTATCCAGATGAAGTGGTCACTCCTTGTTTGTGCTCACACAGCACAAACTTCTTCAGGTGATGAACTGAACTAGACTAGGCAGTtgatctgtatttaaaaacaaatacttgtAACCTGTATcagttttccagtcttgtttGTTGTGTGCAAAGGGAGGGGACAGTGCTGGGCTGGAAAAAGCTTTTAAGAGTTGAGCAGGGGTATTTTCTCCTGTTGGCAGTATCCTCCAATGTGACTTAAATGATTATCTTTCTTTGGCTCTGCCTACCTGAGAAAATGAATTTAGGGTTTAGCCTTAGGTGAACAAAATCCAGATTGCCTAATCATTTATTCTCAATCAGTAAGGATGGAGGCTAGATGATCAATCTTGCCCTTCAGTagcatttcttttcccctgtGAAACAGTGGTGGTGTAATACGAATACAGTAATAgagccattttttttctcttaatttcaagGCTATACTCTAATGGCTGAAAGTCAAAAGCTAAGACCTGGGCATTCAGTGGGCTTAACAACTTTACACCAACTGCCATCATCTGGGTATCAGAATATCTTTGAAGACAGAGCTTATGGTCCGATTGTTTCTCCACATACACAAGACAGTGAATTTTTACAAAACAACAAAGAATGTGCCTCATCTTTGAAGAACAGTCTTTCAGGAGTGTCTGCCTGTGAAAAACAAGGTCTGGGCGTGcctctgaaaatgcagaattgtttGAAAAATGAGGAAGACAAATACATTACTAGTTGGTCATTTGTAGAAAGATAACTTggtgtgtggtgggttttttccccttgtagtTACTGGGTGTAATTTTCTACTGCTTATTGTGAAAATTTTATACAATTGTTGGTTTACTTGATTTGTTGTTTAGTTTACTGACAGCTTACAGACCTCAGAGTGTTCCTGTTGATGTTCATGCATGTGAATTTTGTTAAAAGCAGCATGAGACAAAAAAATCAAGTTCTGTCTGCGTGaaatgcttgtttgttttagggGAAAAAGTATAATCATTACTGCTAAAGCTTATTTATGATAAAGACTGGGAAAATAGCAAATAATGACAGATACTGGATAGCTGAATTGTTTGGGTTGAACTGTACCCACATTTTCACATGGCAAAcggaaaataaaaatctatatagGGATACAGAATGTCTTCAGACCAGCTCTATTGTGAGAATTAGATCTGAACTAGAATTAGGAATCAAGATGGGTTGACAAAGTCCCACTATATGACTAAAAATTATTTGTACATCAGAAGCAATGCACTAGAGTTCTTTATCTTTCCTCCTCATCTCGGTTGTACCGTTGGCACCAGCATAACTACTCTGCTGCTATGACTGGAATAGTGGTTTTGGTTTGAATCTAGCAATTTAATAAAGTTAAACCTTATTAACCTGTAGAGGTTTCGGGGAAAAGGTATGAGATTGCATTTTATCATACCTCATACCAGCTTTAAAGCTTTTAATCAGAGGGCTTGATTTAAGGGGATGTGAAAGGATAAATTgatcttaatttatacatatatacatgggAAACAGAAGCTTGATAAGAGAGCTCTTCAGTACAGCAGACATCCAAATTTGTTCAGTTATTTTATCTTTAAGCCATAAATTAACAATAGCAAAGAAGATGAACAATCAGAATGGGTTATTTAAGGTCGGTGTAAAATTTTAATGCCTAATTGTgtgttcctttaaaaagaaagctcaAATTCAACTAAATTAATTTGGGGAAACCTTAGGACTACTTTATGTAGGAATTCAGACTACATTACCTTGAAACTCCCCTCTGGTTTTAATCTGATCTGAATGCTGCTTGAAGTATGAGCTGAAAACTGATTTGttattggggaggaaaaaaaaattctattaatttcataggaaaaaacatGTGGTGTCCAGAACAAAAGATGGAAATATTAATGGAGAATGAAGATCATCACATTGATCCTTTACGTGTGGAAAGTGCAGATCTCTCTGAAAATTCCAGTGGAGGAAAACATTTGTGGAATAATACAGAGGAAAGGTAATTCAGACCATTATTGTGCAGTTTTTATCAAATAACACGAGTTTGGTTGAATTCTGAGTCCCGATTGAAACAGTCTGATATTCTCAATTTGTGTAGCTTTCTCAACCAAGGATTCCATTTTACTAGGTACTGCGGAGACCTAGTAAGAGAGGCTCTGGCCTGAAATTGCTTATGCTGTGAAAGAGATGATGTTGTGTACCGGCTGAAGAGGTGTGTGCAGCCTGGGGTAATGATAGTTTAGAAGCACGTTTTAGTATAGCATGGTATATAAGCAGTTATAATTACTGTTCCCAATTTGATTTATTACAACCTCCTATCCACTGCTAGGTGGTGAAAGTAGTAACGTGAAGGAGGAGTATAAGGCTGTGACTTTTTAGTTTATTACCAGGAGTTACGTTTGTTTAAATGTCTGTATATGGCTAAGAAGTAATAACAGTGCCTGTGGCAGAAGCCTTCTCATGTATGGTAAAAACTTTGTTTATGGAGTTGATAGAATAAAAGTAGTGGTTGGCATTGTTTTAAAGCTTGGCCTTGTCGGCCAGGTCATCACAAAGCCAAGAAATACTTGTTCCAGGCTGTGGTGGGTTGAACCCACCCAGCAACTAAGTACCCACTCAGTTGCTTGCTCACTCTGTCCCCCAGAATGGGAGAGGGTATCAGAGGGGCAAACTCAAtaaaacttgtggattgagataaaaacagtttaataagtaaagaggcggggggggggaactccaagtgatgcaaaggcaccttccacctcccacaagcagaccGCTGCCCACTTGATCTGTGAGCAACAGCTACTTTCGGAAGATAAGCCTCTGGTTTTTACTGCTGAACACAGTTTTGTATGGCATGGAATGTCCCTTTGATCAATTTGGGTCGactgttctggctgtgtcccaCCCCTGGCCTACTAgctgggggcagggagcagcatgAAAAACCAAAGCAAGCGTTGATGCTGTACAAGCAGTGTTCAGTAAcagctaaaacactggtgtgttaccaacactgttgtggtcacaaatccaaaacagcaccATAtgaactgctgtgaagaaagctcagtccatcccagccagacccagtactcCTGCGAAGGAGGAGGAGTATCAAAGGGGTAGATGAGGAACATGATCTCAGTAGCATTACTGGATGGGAAGGTGACACTGTAGAAATTGGCAGCATGACTAAAATACAAGTGAAAGTTTGGTGATCTGGGCAGAAGAAAGGGTCATTGAGAAAaccaaggaaagaagaaacagcaaaacctgCATATCGTATCTTTTAGATATGTATATTAACTATGGCAGGGATTTGATAACCATCTCTCAAAAGATAAACAGCTAGTGTTATAATGCATTTCTCAGATTAGCTTTGACACTTAATGACCAAAGCACCTCATAATTTGTCATCTTTTATGTAATTACACCTTAGGTCTTTGAGTAGCTGTGACGTTAAACacattttatacagaaatgtaagacttaatttttttttttttttaaattacactagACCTATTAAAGCTGCAATTCAGGAGAAGAAACAGACATTTGAAGAATTTCTGGAAGAACAGATACAACTAGAAGAGCAGCGCCTGGAGCAATACCAGAAGTTACAggttaattatttatttttaaactttattgtTCTTTATATATTGTGCCAAGATGCAATAGgtgctttaaaaatgtacaaGGAAGATTCTAGCATCAAAAGCTAACACAATGTAATACTcacattcttaaaaataaaacactaagCCCCAAATATTTCACTTAAGATGTCTTTAGAAATCCAGTAGAAAGGTACTGTATAAATTCTGACTCATACGTGGGGTTTATTTGAAGAAATCTTCAAACTGTGTAAGGGGCTTTTTAACATCTtatgttttacttttctttacCCCTTTTCAGGAGACAAATGGATCAGCCATTCAGAAACCAGTTATCAAACGACCCTTCCTGAAAAGAGGAGAAGGCTTAACAAGATTTACTAATGCCAAATCTAAAATTACAAAACTTGGagaaaacaccccaaaacttCAACAAAGGGCTTCAGATGACAGAAATGTTATTAAAGTGGACAGAtcacaaatacagaagaaaactatGCCTCCTGGCAAAGAACTGGTTTCTGAGAAGCCTTTTGCACCATGTAAAAAATATAACCACTCTGATAAAGCAAAACATTGTCCTAGTCAGAAGACCCCAGTACTCAGGAATCACAATGGAAAAAATACCCTGCCAGTAGAAACAAGAATGCAACCAGGAAAAAATCATGATGAACAGATGAGAGATTATTTCCCATCAGAAATTAAcaccaaaatagaaaataaagagaacatAGTAGAATTTGCTAAGTCTAACACTGGcaaaatcagaaacaaattaCTTGGCCCAGAAAAGCCTCAGTTGTCTCATGAGCTTGCCAGTGCCTTTTCGAATTCTAAATGTCCTGTAGGTCCCCCTGTGAAAGATTCGGAGCTGTCTTTTGAAGTTTCATTTCAGAATAAGctggaaaactgggaaaaagaaaaagaaaaagagaatctaGAATTAGATGAATTTTTGTTTCTAGAACAAGCTGCAGATGAAATATCTTTCTCAAGTAATTCCTCATTTGTGCAAAGGATCTTAGATCAAGATCAACAAACTTTAAAAGGCCGTAGAATGTCTTCTACCCCTATCAAGGCAAAACACCAGCAAGTAAAGGCTCTGGCTGTTGAACTtccaaataaggaaaataaaaaggcagactGCATGACACGGGAAAATATAAATGACAGAGCAGTTATGCATACAGTCTCAAATTCAGGAACAGCTTTTAGAATGAAGGATCCATTGAATAAAATGGACAGCGTAATATTTTCAGCTTCTTCCATGACAGCATCTCCtgctttaaaaagtaatcaaTGGATTATAAATGAAGATAAGGGTGAGGGCAATGGTGATATTACTACAGATTCTGAGAGTGAATTTGAGACCACATTAAAGCATGAAAATGGAGATGCTAAGACGTCCTTTATGAGCCATAGAGAAAGTGATCCAGAATTTTTTGATGATGGAGGTTCTGTTACAGATGTCAACAAAGAAAGGCAAAATGGAGATGCTGACCTCGGCCTGTCAGACAAAGATTGCAGTGCACTGTCAAAGCAAAAGATTAGAAAAACTTCAGACCATCAGAGGAGGGTGTCTTGTAGAAGTAGGaacaagtttgagtttgatgaTGAAAGAACATGGAGTGATCTTGATGAAAATTATGTTAATAGTGATTTACCTGAAAAATATACTAAAACACCTTTACAAATGGACTTTTCCAGTAAGAATGACACAACTATCCCAGATAAAGCAATAAAGAGAAAAGTTGCCTCAAAGAAGGGAGATGAAACGTCCAAAGAGTCTGCAGTGGACAGTGATTCAAATGGACCTCCTGTATCAAACCTGATGATGAAACTCTTTCCCTCACTGAAACCGAAACAGAAGACAGGCTGCCATTTGGAGCGTGCGATCAAATCAAATGTGGAACAGGAGCCAGGAGGTGAGAGAACTGGTAGGAAATGTTGAAGACCACATAAATTACAAGTCTTTCCTTCAAACACTTAAATTGCAACCTGACAGTACACCAAAGGGTGTACATACAGACTTCTGCTGCAGGGAATGGCTGTTTTCTCACCTTTCGTCTCCTCTCAAAGGAAAGTATCAAAGGCATGCTGAAAATGAAGTGGTACCTCCTCTTCCACTGCAGTGTGCATTTACACCACAGTAGGGCAATGCTATGCACTGTTAGGTTAGCTTCTTCCTCTTAGAAAATAGAAGGAGGTGGCAGCCCTGTCCGTATTTTCCTCCAGTAGTAGAGTATCTAGAGAATTCACACAGAATATGGGAAATAGggattcatttttctgctttaccCAAGTTGATTTTGACCATATGGTTATAGTCTGGGGAAGGACTGCCTCTAAAGGCTCCTGTTGAAGCTGTGGCATTTATGTGAGATCATTAAAAACGCAGTTGTCCAGTGAAAGCATGATGGCATAGCCTGTTCTCTGTAAGGTGGTGAGATCTTGGTTTCAAACTCTGCTCCAATGAACGGTTAGGATAGAATATTGTTTAAGTTTTTATGAGAAGTTCATATGAAAGCTGCTACTTCTGCTTACTGTTTTGTGGAGCATTGATTTTCTTAGGGTTGTCTACAGATGCCTGCTAGATGTTTGCAGGAAGAGGGGTAGGGTTTTTTACTGAATCTCAGAGCATTTAAGGGTGAATCCTACACTGCAACATCAGTATTTAGGCTCTTCTGTCGCATACTTGGAAGCAGACTATTAAAACCCTGGGGGTGTTAAGTAGTGACTGATCAGGAAACTGGGATGGCAAAAAAGCCCACAAATCCTATTATCAGCCTCTGCAGTAGATTTCACATTGGTGATGGGTGTGAGCAGACTTTCTTGTGAATAGAGCTTGGAAAAACTTACAACCAGAAACTTTCCTGTTTGATGCTTGGCCCTTATACCTTCATTTAATTTCTCTATCTTGATGTGAAGCCCTTCACATTCCAATTCCTAATACATGTTTAGTTCTACAAAAATGATAGATATACTCAGTATTTGAGGTACTTGAGTAAATAGTGCAGAGTGCTTTAAAACATCACTTCAGTGTTATTTCAATAGTAGAATTTCTTTGCAATACTACTACTATCTCCAAATAGTAtcacttgatttttaaaaatttttaactgGTGTGTGATAATTGTTTACTTCAGTCTTATGGATGCCAGATAACTTTCATCTGGCTATTCTTTGGCAGGAACCACTGTTCCATCCCAGGTACTGAGAGAGAGACTCGCAGAATTGGAAACTGAAATAGAGAGATTCAGAGCTGAAAACACAACCCTAACTAAACTCCGTGAAGAAAGAGAGCATGCCTTGGCAAATATCAGGTAATTTTCAATTGAAACGTTTTGGTGCATTCACTTACCTAGGATGTTCTGGACTATATCATAATGTCCAGTTACCAATAGCACAGGTAAAGAATTGGTGTGTTTCAGTTACAGTGGAGATACAGGTCAAGAAACAAATGGGTTGTTGCTCTACGTATATATTAAACTGTAATTATTACTCACACACAAATTATAATATTAAGAACGCCTGCTAGTTTAACATTATATCCTTAAAGGCTGTACTTGGGAGAATTTGTATACTTTTGTTCTGAATGATAACACAGTCCTAAACTGGTCTTGCAAAACTGATCTTCATGATAACATGACTGATGCTCTTCCTTTGGATTGGATGTTTGTGTGTACAAACTGAGAACATTTTCATTCAAACTGGGGGACTTACAAGTGACACAGAGAGTAGAATAATTATCTCCGGGGACTTAATTGTGGCACACCTATTCCTACCAAAgtcacttttgttttgtttggaaacGGCGTCATGTTGTTGGCTAATGTTTAATTTGTGACCTTCTGCTGTTAGCAGATTCTCTTCCCCAGTACTTTTGGGGTAGTGATGTTCTGCTTGGAAGATTTTAGCCAAAGCTTTGTTAAATTCAGAATCACTTTTAAGACTAGAAGATATAAAAATAGAAACTGTTGGACTTCAGACTAATTTTGTGACAATTCTTACTCCTTAAATAAGTAATACCATTTATAGGTAAGTCTTCCTGGGGTAACAGATGCTGGACTGGAATCAATGATGACAAAATTCAgagtcttcattttcttccttaaaatccTAGATTTGAAGTAGTTTTGGGATAAAACAACTCTGTTTCATAATTACAGGAAAGAAATTGCAGACTTTCAACAGCAGAAAGCCCAAGAACTGGCTGAAAtagaagaatataaaaaaaaggaaatgaaaaaactgcaaaaagagcgtaaagtttttgaaaaatacgCCACAGAAGCTAGAGCAATTCCAGATAAAAAAGAACGTGATGAAATTCaggtataaaaatatattatttttctagtcCACATAGGAACATGTACATTCATTTAAAGGCAGCTGAGAAGTAATTCTAACTTAATTGAAAGGTTGCACGTGATATCAGGATGGGAAGTGTTAGTAGACATGGCCTAACTGAGGAAGGAACTACAGTCTTCACAATGTTG belongs to Strix uralensis isolate ZFMK-TIS-50842 chromosome 2, bStrUra1, whole genome shotgun sequence and includes:
- the CPAP gene encoding centrosomal P4.1-associated protein isoform X1, translating into MLMLHQQINWNTIYKMPTVEDPSSEQNFIAHWMSDSSRAGVLLDPSCTGLKINKENLLSGPENITAFPAKVLNLSDSCSVSDDSLCEESGSSCTLQLCTTGTSFPAAACNVETSKPDFVYGEEDGQNKSDHSDPLLKKLEQLKELQQQKQEQLKKQQMEQLQRLMEEQQKLLSMVSGQTAVLGYTLMAESQKLRPGHSVGLTTLHQLPSSGYQNIFEDRAYGPIVSPHTQDSEFLQNNKECASSLKNSLSGVSACEKQGKNMWCPEQKMEILMENEDHHIDPLRVESADLSENSSGGKHLWNNTEERPIKAAIQEKKQTFEEFLEEQIQLEEQRLEQYQKLQETNGSAIQKPVIKRPFLKRGEGLTRFTNAKSKITKLGENTPKLQQRASDDRNVIKVDRSQIQKKTMPPGKELVSEKPFAPCKKYNHSDKAKHCPSQKTPVLRNHNGKNTLPVETRMQPGKNHDEQMRDYFPSEINTKIENKENIVEFAKSNTGKIRNKLLGPEKPQLSHELASAFSNSKCPVGPPVKDSELSFEVSFQNKLENWEKEKEKENLELDEFLFLEQAADEISFSSNSSFVQRILDQDQQTLKGRRMSSTPIKAKHQQVKALAVELPNKENKKADCMTRENINDRAVMHTVSNSGTAFRMKDPLNKMDSVIFSASSMTASPALKSNQWIINEDKGEGNGDITTDSESEFETTLKHENGDAKTSFMSHRESDPEFFDDGGSVTDVNKERQNGDADLGLSDKDCSALSKQKIRKTSDHQRRVSCRSRNKFEFDDERTWSDLDENYVNSDLPEKYTKTPLQMDFSSKNDTTIPDKAIKRKVASKKGDETSKESAVDSDSNGPPVSNLMMKLFPSLKPKQKTGCHLERAIKSNVEQEPGGTTVPSQVLRERLAELETEIERFRAENTTLTKLREEREHALANIRKEIADFQQQKAQELAEIEEYKKKEMKKLQKERKVFEKYATEARAIPDKKERDEIQALKQQIAELQEDLKRREAKWSTTHRRLKDQIETLVNENMELKEEVKIMERFRLEAWKKVEAAGSKRRIENSGMTLKRAELRLPNRGPKSQTASPLLPVQKCSKINGKSYSQEKGKLSRTPASGPAGDRSKSETMTALEDSSRTFMVDTSPTEAHVSLLSGPAYTDSEEIQRETAYPDGKVEKVLKNGCHLIFFPNGTWKKVGSDGKTVTITFFNGDVKQVMPDQTVIYYYADAKTTHTTYSNGLEVLQFSNGQIGKEIILPNQPSKLLPIYIHLYLCNKHIVSKYISEKHYPDGKKEITFPDQTIKNLFTDGQEESIFPDGTIIRIQRDGSKTIEFNNGQRELHTSQFKRREYPDGTVKTVYMNGQQETKYVSGRVRVKDKDGNIIMDAKL
- the CPAP gene encoding centrosomal P4.1-associated protein isoform X3, which translates into the protein MLMLHQQINWNTIYKMPTVEDPSSEQNFIAHWMSDSSRAGVLLDPSCTGLKINKENLLSGPENITAFPAKVLNLSDSCSVSDDSLCEESGSSCTLQLCTTGTSFPAAACNVETSKPDFVYGEEDGQNKSDHSDPLLKKLEQLKELQQQKQEQLKKQQMEQLQRLMEEQQKLLSMVSGQTAVLGYTLMAESQKLRPGHSVGLTTLHQLPSSGYQNIFEDRAYGPIVSPHTQDSEFLQNNKECASSLKNSLSGVSACEKQGKNMWCPEQKMEILMENEDHHIDPLRVESADLSENSSGGKHLWNNTEERPIKAAIQEKKQTFEEFLEEQIQLEEQRLEQYQKLQETNGSAIQKPVIKRPFLKRGEGLTRFTNAKSKITKLGENTPKLQQRASDDRNVIKVDRSQIQKKTMPPGKELVSEKPFAPCKKYNHSDKAKHCPSQKTPVLRNHNGKNTLPVETRMQPGKNHDEQMRDYFPSEINTKIENKENIVEFAKSNTGKIRNKLLGPEKPQLSHELASAFSNSKCPVGPPVKDSELSFEVSFQNKLENWEKEKEKENLELDEFLFLEQAADEISFSSNSSFVQRILDQDQQTLKGRRMSSTPIKAKHQQVKALAVELPNKENKKADCMTRENINDRAVMHTVSNSGTAFRMKDPLNKMDSVIFSASSMTASPALKSNQWIINEDKGEGNGDITTDSESEFETTLKHENGDAKTSFMSHRESDPEFFDDGGSVTDVNKERQNGDADLGLSDKDCSALSKQKIRKTSDHQRRVSCRSRNKFEFDDERTWSDLDENYVNSDLPEKYTKTPLQMDFSSKNDTTIPDKAIKRKVASKKGDETSKESAVDSDSNGPPVSNLMMKLFPSLKPKQKTGCHLERAIKSNVEQEPGGTTVPSQVLRERLAELETEIERFRAENTTLTKLREEREHALANIRKEIADFQQQKAQELAEIEEYKKKEMKKLQKERKVFEKYATEARAIPDKKERDEIQALKQQIAELQEDLKRREAKWSTTHRRLKDQIETLVNENMELKEEVKIMERFRLEAWKKVEAAGSKRRIENSGMTLKRAELRLPNRGPKSQTASPLLPVQKCSKINGKSYSQEKGKLSRTPASGPAGDRSKSETMTALEDSSRTFMVDTSPTEAHVSLLSGPAYTDSEEIQRETAYPDGKVEKVLKNGCHLIFFPNGTWKKVGSDGKTVTITFFNGDVKQVMPDQTVIYYYADAKTTHTTYSNGLEVLQFSNGQIEKHYPDGKKEITFPDQTIKNLFTDGQEESIFPDGTIIRIQRDGSKTIEFNNGQRELHTSQFKRREYPDGTVKTVYMNGQQETKYVSGRVRVKDKDGNIIMDAKL
- the CPAP gene encoding centrosomal P4.1-associated protein isoform X2, translated to MPTVEDPSSEQNFIAHWMSDSSRAGVLLDPSCTGLKINKENLLSGPENITAFPAKVLNLSDSCSVSDDSLCEESGSSCTLQLCTTGTSFPAAACNVETSKPDFVYGEEDGQNKSDHSDPLLKKLEQLKELQQQKQEQLKKQQMEQLQRLMEEQQKLLSMVSGQTAVLGYTLMAESQKLRPGHSVGLTTLHQLPSSGYQNIFEDRAYGPIVSPHTQDSEFLQNNKECASSLKNSLSGVSACEKQGKNMWCPEQKMEILMENEDHHIDPLRVESADLSENSSGGKHLWNNTEERPIKAAIQEKKQTFEEFLEEQIQLEEQRLEQYQKLQETNGSAIQKPVIKRPFLKRGEGLTRFTNAKSKITKLGENTPKLQQRASDDRNVIKVDRSQIQKKTMPPGKELVSEKPFAPCKKYNHSDKAKHCPSQKTPVLRNHNGKNTLPVETRMQPGKNHDEQMRDYFPSEINTKIENKENIVEFAKSNTGKIRNKLLGPEKPQLSHELASAFSNSKCPVGPPVKDSELSFEVSFQNKLENWEKEKEKENLELDEFLFLEQAADEISFSSNSSFVQRILDQDQQTLKGRRMSSTPIKAKHQQVKALAVELPNKENKKADCMTRENINDRAVMHTVSNSGTAFRMKDPLNKMDSVIFSASSMTASPALKSNQWIINEDKGEGNGDITTDSESEFETTLKHENGDAKTSFMSHRESDPEFFDDGGSVTDVNKERQNGDADLGLSDKDCSALSKQKIRKTSDHQRRVSCRSRNKFEFDDERTWSDLDENYVNSDLPEKYTKTPLQMDFSSKNDTTIPDKAIKRKVASKKGDETSKESAVDSDSNGPPVSNLMMKLFPSLKPKQKTGCHLERAIKSNVEQEPGGTTVPSQVLRERLAELETEIERFRAENTTLTKLREEREHALANIRKEIADFQQQKAQELAEIEEYKKKEMKKLQKERKVFEKYATEARAIPDKKERDEIQALKQQIAELQEDLKRREAKWSTTHRRLKDQIETLVNENMELKEEVKIMERFRLEAWKKVEAAGSKRRIENSGMTLKRAELRLPNRGPKSQTASPLLPVQKCSKINGKSYSQEKGKLSRTPASGPAGDRSKSETMTALEDSSRTFMVDTSPTEAHVSLLSGPAYTDSEEIQRETAYPDGKVEKVLKNGCHLIFFPNGTWKKVGSDGKTVTITFFNGDVKQVMPDQTVIYYYADAKTTHTTYSNGLEVLQFSNGQIGKEIILPNQPSKLLPIYIHLYLCNKHIVSKYISEKHYPDGKKEITFPDQTIKNLFTDGQEESIFPDGTIIRIQRDGSKTIEFNNGQRELHTSQFKRREYPDGTVKTVYMNGQQETKYVSGRVRVKDKDGNIIMDAKL